Below is a window of Haloglycomyces albus DSM 45210 DNA.
AGGATATGGTTTTCAACCGAGGTACTCGGTTATGCCATACCGCCCATGTCGCAGATCTTCCACGTACTGTCTTCCTTCTTCAAGTCCCAGCTGAAGGTACGGGTTTCTTCGTTAGACTCACCCTCGAATTCCACCGTAACGGTGGCTTCAACGTCGACGGTCGCATTGTCTCCATCGACTTCGCTGCCTCCGACTTCGTACTGGATATCCATGTCCCCCATGCCTTCGGCCGCGGAGGTATCGACTTCCTCGTCGAAATTAGACTGCAGGTCTTCACAAAGATAGCCCTTCGCACTATCCTGCGCACCTTCGAAATCGCCGTTCATGGCATCTTCCATCGGACCATCCAGGAACTTCTGGACGACTTCCTCCGGACTGTCACTGCTGGACGGTCCACCACCGCTGCCCAGGAAGAAGAACGCGGCACCGCCACCGATGGCCAGGACAGCCACCGCAACAACGGCGATGATGATCGGGGTTTTATTCCCGCTCTTCTGCGGCGGTCCCTGCGGGGCAAACCCACCTGGGGGCTGACCACCCGGAGGCGGCCCCTGCGGTGGCATACCACCCTGCGGTGGCATACCGCCTTGCTGCGGCGGGTAGCCGGGCTGCTGAGGAGGCATACCCTGCTGGGGCGGCATGCCCTGCTGCGGAGGCTGTCCCGGTTGTTGCGGTGGCATACCGCCTTGCTGCGGCGGGTAGCCGGGCTGCTGGGGAGGATACCCGGGCTGCTGCCCCGGCTGTTGCTGATTCGGGTCAAAGCCCGGCTGTGGAGGTTGATACGACATCGTCGCCCCTTTGGTAAGTAAAAAATTCAGGTAGTCTCCGACAGGGTAACAATCGCCCGCAACCCGTAATGAATCGAATTCACCATTACCCACCGTGTCGTCACCATTGCATATCCGCAGTTCACGCAGGGCGACTTTCCTTAAACTCAATTGACCATCGCCGCCAATGCGACGCGACCGTAGTCCGCTCACCGTCGCTGCTTGGGTACGGTCTCCTCATCATCGTCCCTTACAACCGCGCTGGTCCGTTGCTCCAGGAACGCCAGCCCCGCTTGCGAGGCGAGAACCAGCAGCTGGTCTTCTTCCCGCAGAACCTCTTCACAGTCAGGGCACCAGATATCGTTGGGGCCGGAAACCTTGTTTCCCACCCGAACCATCTCACCGGATTCGTCCCATTCCTGACGTCGAATACCGATCAGACGGAAACCGCCCGGCTCGTCCACGACTCCGGCCTTCTCCCCCACGATGTTCGAGCCCGGTTCCACCCGCACCTGCGCTACGTGCACCAGCTGCCCGCGTACCGGAATCGTCGACAAGATCTGATCGTCGGTCACCAGAGCCGCAAAGGACGCCGCGGCCACTCGCGGGGCACTCCAGGACAGGTGCAGGGGCAGTGTGTCCAGCGGCCAAGCCCCCCGGCCATAATTGCGGCCACTGCGGCGCTGCCGCGCCAGGAAACGCGCGTTGAGGTTCTCGCGAACGAGTTCGGCGAACTCTTCGTCGTAAATGCGCAAGACCGTCCGTACATCGGCGCGGCAATGCACGGCGCACAGCGCGATTTCCAGGTTCTGCGAATCCAATTTAGCCATTGCTACGACCGACAGGCATTGCGCGATCCCCGCTTCGCGCAATATCTCCGGATTGCTGGCATTGCCGAACAGCACCTGAGCCCCTACACTGCGCGCGGTGTTGACTCCTGGAACGTCGTGGTCCTTCTCGATGGCCACGACCGGTTGACCCTGTGCCCGTAGCATCTCCACCACCCGCGTGCCGATGTTTCCCAATCCGACCACGATGATGTGCTTGCGCACGGGCTCGACGATCCGTCCGGTCGCGAGCGCGTACTTTCGCCCCACGAGACTCTGCACGATGGCACCGGTGACGACGGGGATGAGCAGGGCGCCGGACAGGGTGACGGCGACGTGGGCGTATCTCGACCAGGTGGGTGCTCCGAGGTCGGGGTCGATGCCGCCTCCGGCGGCGAGGGCGAGGATGTAGATGGCGTCCCAGATTCCGGAGGGGTTGGCGTCTTCGGCTCCGTGGACCCGCAGTATGACGATTCCGCTGATCATGATGACCAGTAGGAGGATGGTGGCCAGGCGTAGTTTGATGTCGATGGTGCGGCGGAATTCTCGGCTGAGGCGTTTGAGTCCGCGTGTGGTGCGTTGTCTGAGTCGGCTGAGTGTCTGGGATCGGGCGGCCGGTAGCAGGCGGAGGTAGCGGGGTGCTTCGTTGACCGTTTGGGGCAGGATCTGGGTGTAGGGGCGTTTTCCTTCGGCGATGATCCATTGGGTGTTGTCGCTGGGGTTGTTGGTGACGAGTAGTTCGCGTCCCCAGATTTGGATGCGTCCGGGTGGGATGTGGTGTTGGGCGGCGGCCGCGTAGGTTGGGGCGACCATGTCGGCGTCGGATTCGATGAAGATTTCGTTTTTTCCGACGAGGTGGCGTACGCGGGAGGTGAGTTGCCGGTTGTACATCCGGATGATCAACCGCGCCTGGGTGGTTTGTTTTTTCCGTCGGGCGCTCTGTTGGATGAGTTGCCGTAGTTTGAGGGCGAGGTGGAGGTTTCCGACGTCGTCTTGGGCGAGTAGGACGACCGCGTGGGCTTTTTCGAGCCCGTAGGAGGCGACGGTGTCGGCTTCGATGCGGTCGGTTTCCTGGACGCGGAGGAGGTCGTTGCGGGCCTGGGCGGCGCGGATTTCGAAGCTTTGAAATCCGCTGCCCGGGGAGATGACGGCTGTGACGGCCACGCCGAAGTTGTCGGTGAGGTTTCGGATGAATCTCAGGGCAAGTCCGGTGTCGCCCACCACGATGACGTGTTTGGTGTTGGGCGGCGGCCATTCTCGGCGTAGCGGCGACATACTTTGAGTGTAAACATGTGTCGCAATCTAATACCAGGTAGTTACATTCGTCTGTCTACTTGGCGGGGACGACGTTCCGTCTCAGGTGCCGTCGTTCAGGCTTTTCTTCAGCGTGTGCAGTGGTATTTCGTAGTCGTACCAATTGACGTCGTGGACGAATCCGAGTTGGGCGTTGACCCAGTTGACGTCTTGAGCGTCGGGTGACGTCCAGGTCTGTACGTCGTGCAGTTGCGGTTCGCGTTGACGTAGTTCGAGCAGCAGGGCCGCCTTCATGGTCATGGCGAGCCCGTAGGAACGGTGGCCGCTGGCGACGACGGTGTCGTACTGGTCGGCGCGGGTGGGTCGTTGGTTGGAGACGACCACCTCGGTCAGGCCGACGACTTCGTCGGTTCGTTCGTTGATCGCCACCATGATGTGCGGACGCATACCGCGTTTCCGCAGGGTGTCGAAGGCGGTGGCCAGCTGGTTGGCTTCCGCGGAGGGACGCCATTCCGGCAGCCAGACGATGGGGGCTTCGGGTGAATGCAGGTGTGCTTTGACGTCGGCGTACGAGTCGGCGTAGGAGGCGGGGACCGATCCGGGGAAATATCGCAGTTCATAGTCGGCGGCTACGCGCTTGGCGGCCGTTTCCATGAATTCCCAGTCGATGTTGTCCCAGCGTAGGAGGTGACGGTGTTCCAGCTCGGCGATCTCGAAGCCGAGACGGTCGTAGAATCCGACTGCCGGAGTGGTGGCGATGACCTCGGCGCAGACGGTATCGCAGCCCATCGCCTCGGCGCTGTCGGCGGTGTGGCGTAGGAGGAGCTTTCCGATACCTTGACCTCGCACTTCGGGGCGAGTGGCGATCTCCACGATACCGACGGGGTCGTCGCTGAGCCGAGTTATGACGCTATGGCCCAGGAAGTGGCCGCGGTCCTCGTAGGCAACCAGAAGTTTGCGCTGCGAACCGGGGAGGGTTTGGCTGAGGTAGTCCCTGAGGCGGTGACTGTTCCATTGCGGTTCGCCGGGCATGTCGGAATCGGTCATCGCATTGAGGACATCGCACCATTGTTCTATGTCATCGGTGGACATCTGGGCTGCGTTGAGCTCCTCCACTCGCATAGACCCTCCTGGTCATGTTGTGATCGGTCAGGCGGCCGCCCCACGGGGGTCGCCTTGGCGTTCCCCGGTTTCGGCCACCTGCCGCGCGGCGTGACGTGGGCATACCTGGGACCCGCGCGTGCGTTTCTCCTACTTCGCTGCTTTCTTTCCGTCGAGCCGATGGATTTCGGGGAGTACTCCAGTTTAGTGCAATCCCTTCGACGCCCGAAAGACAAGAGCGATAGTCATTTACTTTGTTCGCCGTATTGGTTGGCACGTTCGTACACATCGTGGACGTATGTGTCGAGATGGTTGTAGCTGTACACGGCTGCGTACCATTGGGCGGGATCGCGTAGATCCTTCCCGTCGGCACACAGGTAATCGGCCGCCGATACGGCGGCGTCGAAAACGTTCTGTACATTGACCGTGCCGTCACCGTCGCCGTCGGTGCCCCAGCGCTCCCAGGTGGGGGGAATAAACTGCATGGGGCCGGCGGCGCGCATGCGCTCGCCTTCGACGACGACTTCGGGTCCGTAAATGTCGTCACTGGTGTCGCCATTGGGCTCCAGGATGGCATTGCCGGTCGTTCCGTGGTTGGTTTCGACCGATCCGATACCCGCAAGAGTGGTCCACGACAGGTGGCACCCGGGGTTACGTGCTTGGGAGATCAGTTCGGCGCGACCGTAGGCTTCGAGGGCCACCGGAGAGATTCCCAGGTCGCTCAAGTCGTCGGCCCATTGGCTGAGGCTGACGTCGGCAGGACTCTCTTCGGGGCTGGGGCTGGGTGTGTCAGAGTCATCGTTGGGATCGGGACGCACGTCAACCGGTCGCCCACTGTCCGGAGGCTCCACGTATTCCTCGAAATAGGACAGTTCGGTAACCTCATTCCGTTCGGGTGGTGATCCGTAGGACCACGATGGTCCGGCAATGGGACTGACGAAGTAACCGACGGCGAAAAACGCCGCCAGTAGCGCGACGGTGAACGTGACTTGCAGCGCCAAACGACCGCCGGGACGGCGCAGCGCACCGAAACCGCCGCGCAGACCACGTAGTAGCGCCGCCGGAAGTGCTTTGATTCGTATCTTTCGCCTCAACCACACATTAGTGAGTATCTCTCATCTGTTATGCGTCATGAATCCGGCTCCACACTATGGGAATCTGCGAACTAAGCCGCTACCGGCCCTTTCTCCATTCGTTGACCTAACCGGGGACTTTAACCCGCAGCAATCAAATTGTTACCACAATTCGATAACGGTCTTCGACAAGTTGACTCCATACGGAACGCGGATCATATTATGATCGGTCGATAACATAAGGCGGTCCAAATGGGAGAGAGCTTGTTTCGTTATCGATCGTTTCGAACATATGGAGGTCAATTTGGTTGGCCACACTCGTGACCGTAGCGGTCCGGTTAACCGACGCCGGGCCTCGGCCCGTTAATTCTCCTATTTCGGTTGTGAGCGGACCACTACACCGCCTATAGAGAACCGGTAGGACTACGCGTGCCGCCGTTTCCTTACCAGGCAACGGCACCGAGCCGACATTACGGTCCGGACCGTGGTCGACTCCAGGGGAGGTGGAGCGACGCCTCCGGGGTTGACCCGAAGCCGATGACACGACCGACATGTCATCGGCAGTCAAGCGTAGGTCATGGCCAGACAAACCGCGCTTTGCATGCGGGGTACACAGAAAGCGATATTCTCGGTGGACACGACAGATCTGACAACCGCACCAATATCAACAGCCGTTACACAACGAATTCACACCACGACCGGCCTGCCGTCAGGATTCCTCACCTTCATCCTCACCGACATCGAAGGCTCCACGCCTTTGGTCTGCGAGCTGGGCGATGACCGCTATCGCGAACTCATCCAGCGACATCGCCGGATCATTCGCCAATGCCTGGAGAGATCCGGGGGATACGAAGTGGAGACGGAGGGGGATTCATTTCTTTTGGTATTCACCGACGCCCAAGCGGCACTACGGTGTGCCACACGTATTCAGTTCGCCCTCGCCGACACCGTATGGCCGTATTACGGATACGACCGCCCCGTCCGACCACGCGTTCGGATCGCCGCGCACAGTGGTTACGCCGAAGCGTCGGACCAGGGCTACAGTACGATCGAAATTCACCGCACTGCTCGGATCTGCTCGGCGACTCATGGAGACCAGATCCTCATCTCCGAGCAATGCCGGGCGGCCGCCCACGAACCTCACACCATCCACATCGGAGACTACGATCTCAAAGGCCTGAACGAAAGCCTTAGCCTCTACCAGCTCACGACGCCAGGACTCCGTGCCGACTTCGCTCCACCACCCGTACGCCGTCGGCGACACAATCTGCCGCAGCCGTACTCACACACCATCACCCACCCCGACCAGATGGAACGAATCAACCGGGCCCTGGAGGTCCAACGCCTGATCACCCTCACCGGGCTACCCCGCAGCGGCAAAACCACCACCGCCCTGTCCTGGGCACATGCCCACCTCGACGAATTCGAAGGAGGCGTCTGGTACGTCAACACCGACGACCTCGGAGGCGGACTACTGCGAGCGCTCGGCAAGCCGGTCGAACCGTTCCGAGCCCCGCTGGATACCGCCATCGAACATGTGCGGGACCGGCGCAGTCTCGTCGTCGTAGACGGCCAGGACCCGCGCCCCGATCCGGGACGGTTGCGCGCTCTGCTGGACGCGTGCCCCCGACTACGTGTCATCGTCTGCGCTCGCGAAGCCGTTGGGCTGGAGGGTGAATCCACTCTTCCGCAACTCGCCCCCGGCATCGAACGATGCGCAAAACTGTTGCGACAGGGCGTGCGGGCCCACGGCTCCGACCTCGACGACACCGACGCGCGCCGCATCGTCAATACCGTGGACTGCTTCGTTCCCGCCTTCGAACTGCTCAGCCAGTTGGTCGCCGTCAGCGGACCCATCGCAACACAGCAGGAACTGACCAACAACCCGTGTGAACTGTTCGAACACTCGGTGGTCGACCATAGCGTTCACTCCTGCGTGCGCGCACTCGACTCGACCCAGGAAGGACTGTTCCGGGCGCTGTTGACCTACGGCTCCGCCCGGTTCGGCATCGGTCTGCTCATGCGCACCGCGCGGAACCACGGCGCCCACTTCTCCGATCTCAAACGCATGATCGACATGGCGTTGCTGGTACCGACGTCTGAGGCGCACTACCGTATCCCGGCACCCATTCGGTGGCTGCATCGCCCCCGGTGGGACGACCGGTTGCGGCCGACCATGCCCAATCCGCCACTGTCACCCGCCTGGGCACAGGCCGAACAAGGGTTCGACACGCCGTCCTATGTTCAGGACGGTCTCGCCCTGAGCTCACCGCGTTAACGGTCGGCGATATGACTTATCTCCGCCAGGAGCGGCCATGTGAGCTTTCTCCGCCGGGGGCGGCTGTGACAACGGCGGACAATCATGCAAAGCTGGCATTCATGCAGGAAGTAAGTCATTCTAATTCCGAGAAATACACGCAGCGCGGCACAAAGGTCACGCCCGGAGGGGTCAACTCTCCGGTACGGGCCTTCGGCGGCGTCGGAGGCACCCCGGTGTACATGGAATCGGCCCAGGGTAGCCGAATGGTTGATGTGGACGGAAACAGCTACATCGACCTCGTCGGCTCCTGGGGCCCCATGATTCTGGGCCACGCCCACCCCGAGGTCGTCTCGGCCGTCACCACCGCTGCCGAACGCGGCACCTCCTTCGGCACCTCCTCGCCCGGCGAAGTGGAACTGGCCGAAGAGCTCGTCGCCCGCACCAACTGCGAACAGGTGCGCCTGGTGACGTCGGGAACCGAGGCCACCATGAGCGCCCTGCGGCTCGCCCGAGGAGCCACCGGACGCGACAAGGTCATCAAGTTCGCCGGCTGCTACCACGGCCACGGCGACGCCTTCCTCGCCGCCGCCGGCTCCGGCGTGGCCACTCTGGGAACACCGGACTCCCCCGGCGTCCCCGCCTCGGCCACCGCCGACACCATCGTGGTGCCCTATAACGACCTCGACGCCGTCACAGAGGCACTCCAGGCCAACGAAGGCCAGGTCGCCGCCGTCATCACCGAGGCCATTCCCGGAAACATGGGCTGCGTGGCCCCACAGGACGACTTCAACGAACGCCTCTACCGGCTCGCCCACGAACACGGCAGCCTCCTGATCAGCGACGAGGTCATGACCGGTTTCCGCGTCGGACGTCACGGCGTCAGCGCTCCCGCCGACCTCTACACCTTCGGTAAGGTCATGGGAGGCGGACTGCCCGCGGCGGCCTTCGGAGGACGACGCGACCTCATGGAACAGCTCTCCCCCACCGGCCCCATCTACCAGGCCGGTACCCTGGCGGGCAACCCCGTCACCGCCGCCGCCGGACTGACCACCCTGCACCTGCTGACCGACGAGGTCTACCAAAAGCTGGATACGCTCGCCGAACAGATCGGAACCATGGCCTCCGACGCGCTCACTAAAGCGGGTGTGGCCCACTACCTATCGGCACCGGGGAATTTGTTTAGTGTTTTCTTTACTGAGAACCAAGTAACCAACTTCGATCAGGCGAAAACGCAGAACACGGACCAATACGCGGCGTTCTTTCACGAAATGCTGCGCCAAGGCGTGTACCTCCCACCGAGCGCGTTCGAATGCTGGTTCGTTTCCGCAGCTATAACCGAGGAAGACCTGTCACAACTGGAGGCCGCCTTCGCGCGGGCCGCGAACGCCGCGGCTACAGTGCGGTCATGACCGGCTCCAAAACCATAGTTCACCTGCTCAGGCACGGCGAAGTCTACAACCCCGAAGGCATCCTGTACGGTCGCCTCTCGGGATACGGGCTCTCCGACCTGGGCCACGAGATGGCGATCGCCGCCGCCGAAAACCTCGCGGGGCGCGATATCGTCCATGTCGGCCACTCACCCCTCCTGCGGGCCGAACAGACGGCCGAACCCGTGGCGGCCTCACACCGTCTCGACCCGGTCGGCGACGCCAACCTCCTCGAACCGACCAACGTATTCGAAGGTCAACGAGTATCGGTCGGAGACGGAGCACTGCGTCAACCCAAATACTGGTGGCACATGCGCGATCCCTTCACGCCCTCCTGGGGCGAAGCGTACATATCAGTGGCCCGACGCATGATCAATGCCGTGGAAACCGCCCGACGCGCCGCACGCGGATCGGAAGCGGTCCTGGTCAGTCACCAACTGCCCATCTGGACCACCCGCCGATTCCTCGAACGCAAACGCCTCTGGCACGACCCACGCAAACGGCAATGCGGGCTCGCCTCGATCACCTCCCTTCACTTCGAAGGCCCCACGGTGACCCACATCGACTACACGGAGCCGGCCGCTGCGCTGGTCCTCAAATCCGAGACCGCCAAACGCGCCAAAGGAGCCTGAGGCAGGTCGGTCCCGGCTACGCCGGGACCGACCACGCCATCGTCGACCGCCCCTCCCCTGGCAGACGCCCTACCGCACCGGCGTCCGCCACACACCGGACCACCGACCGTCGCCCGACGGTCGCCACCCGAAGGACAACACATGAGGTTGAACCGCCGAAGCCTGCTGACCGGCTCAACGCTCCTCACCGCAGGAGCCCTGATCCCCCTGTCGGCCTGCAGCACGGATTCCGAGACCACCAACCGCGTCAACGAACTCAACCGCAAACGCTTCACCACCGCAGACGGAGACAACCTGCGCTGGAAACCCGAAGACCGCCCCGAAGCACCCGAATTCAAAGGCGACACCCTCGACGGCGACAACCTCAGCTCCCACGACTACCCCGACACACTCCTGGTCGTGAACTTCTGGGGCTCCTGGTGCACCCCCTGCCGCGAAGAAGCCCCCGCACTCGCCGCCAGCTCGGAAAAATGGCGCGACGAAGGCGTCCAATTCATCGGCATCAACATCCGCGACACCCCCGACAAGGCCCGCGCCTTCGAAGACCGCTTCGGCATCACCTACCCCTCCATCGACAACCCCTCCGGATCCATCGCCAACCAATTCATCGACATCGGCGTCAACCCCAACACCATCCCCACCACGCTGCTCATCGACACCTCCGGCCGCGTCGCCAGCATCTGGCGACAACCACTCGACGCCGACACGCTCGACGACGACATTGAAAAGGTCCTCGCCACATGACCACGATCGACCTCGCCTCGGGCTTCGCCGACGTGGCCGGAAACGGGCCGCTCCTCGCGGCGGTCGCCGTGGCCGCGCTCGCCGGACTCGTAGCGTTCCTGTCCCCCTGCACCTTGCCTCTCATGCCGGGTTACGTCGCGTACATAACCGGGTTGTCCGGATCGGATTTGTCCGCGGGACGCAAACGTGGCCGGGTGCTGCTGGGCTCTACGCTGTTCGTGCTGGGATTCAGTGCCGTCTACACCGCGACGAACTTCGCGCTGCAAAGCGTTGGGCGGGCGTTCCTCGACAACTCCACGCTCATCGAGCGGGTCGGCGGACTCGTCATGATCGCCATGGGGCTGCTGTTCATCGGGCTCATCCCGTTGGGACGCGGCTTCCAGATGAGGTGGCGTCCGGCCATGGGGCTCGCGGGTGCGCCGCTGTTCGGGGCGGTCTTCGCGCTCTCCTGGCTGCCCTGCGTCTCACCGGTATTGGTGGCCATCGTGTCGTTCAGCTACACGCAGGAGGGAACCGGACGCGGCGCGGCCCTCATGCTGGCGTATTGCCTGGGCATCGGAATTCCGTTCATCATCGTCGCCGTCGGCCTGCACCGCTTGGCGGGGGCCATGGACTTCTTCAAACGACACGGCAAGGTCATCTCCGCCATCGGCGGGGTCATGTTGATCGCCGTGGGGCTGCTGTTGACGACCGGAGAGTGGACGGGATTCATCAACTGGATGCGCGGCACCTTCGGAACCGGCGTAGGACTGATTTAGGCAGGCGGACCGACCCATGAGCAGATTCGTATCCACGCTGAAGAGCTTCGGCCGCCGCTGGTGGCATCAGCTCACCAGCATGCGCACGGCCCTGATCCTACTGTTGGCACTGGCACTGTCGGCCATTCCCGGCTCGGTGTTTCCGCAACGTGCCATCGCGCCCGAGGACGTCAACGCCTATTACGCGGAAAACCCCGACCTGGCTCCCTGGCTGGATCGCATCTGGTTTTTCGACGTGTACTCGTCACCGTGGTTTTCGGCCATCTACCTGTTGCTGATGGTGAGCCTGATCGGCTGCATCATCCCGCGCCTGCGGATACTGTGGGGGCAACTGCGGCAGAAGGTCCCGAACGCCCCGCGACTCATGTCGATCCTGCCGTTCCATCGCTCCGCCGACCAGGGTCCCAGCGCGGAGGACGTCCGCAAGCGTCTGTCCAAACAGCGCTGGCGCACCCAGGTGTACTCCGATGATGAGAGCACCACGATCGCGGCCGAAAAAGGCTACCTGCGCGAAATCGGGAACCTCGCGTTCCACATCTCCATCATCGGCATCCTCGTGGGAATGGCCATGTCAAGCTTCTTCTCCTGGTACGGCTACCGCATCCTCTCGGAAGGGCCACAGCAGGCGTTCTGCAACAACCTACAGCAGTACGACGAATACGGCCTCGGGCCGTATGTGAACGAAGATCAGCTACCCGACTTCTGCCTCCAACTGGACGAGTTCGAAGCCACGTTCAACGCCAACCAACCCACCGATTACCAGGCCGATCTGAGCTACAGCCACGAAGGCGAGGACGACGAATACAACCTACGGGTCAACCACCCGTTGAACCTGGACGGAACGAACGTCTTCCTCATCGGCCACGGCTACACGCCGGTGGTCACCTACACCGACCGGTACGGAAACTCCACGACGACGCGAGCGCCCTTCCTCGCCACCGACGACGCCCTCAACTCCGAGGGAGCCTTCAAGTTCCCCGACGCCAATGTCGACCCCGATACGCAGGAGCAAGACACGCTCAGTCAGACGGGCTTCGAGTCCATACTCGTTCCCACCTACGACCCGAGCACCGAGCGGCTCATCGGTGACGATCCCGAGTTGAACAATCCGGTTCTCGCTTTGACCGCCTATCAGGGCGATCTGGGGATGGACGACGGTTCGCCGCAGTCGGTCTATTCGCTGGACGCCGACATGATCGACGCGGGACTTCTGGAGCAGGACGGCGACGAGGTCACCGTCATCGGCATGGGTGACGAGCTGGAACTGTCGGACGGGTCAAGCCTGAGGTTCGACGACTTGGAAGAGTACGCCGTTCTCCAAGTGCGCTACAACCCCTCGCAGTTCGTTCTGCTGATTACGGCGGTCGTCCTCATGTCCTCGTTGATTCCGATGCTGGCGGTGCGCCGTCGCCGCTTCTGGGTGCGGCTACACGACGACGGAAGTGTGGAGTACGCCGGATTGACCAAGACGGAGTTCGACGGCTTCGACGAGGAGTGCGAGCGGTTGATCGAACTGGTCAACGGTCGGATCGACCCTGATGACGACGAAACGCCTCACGACACTAAGACCGATAGCACCGACCCGCAGGGAGAATCATCATGACAGGTGCCGAAATCGCCAATGCCCTCTTTGTAGGGTCCATTCTGTCCTTTGCGACGGCCATGCTGGCCGCCGCGGTGGACTTCGCGTTCAGTTCCACGCAGACGAAGGAGCCTGAGAAAGAGGCCGTGGCTTCGGGCGGCGGCGGTGCG
It encodes the following:
- a CDS encoding cytochrome c biogenesis CcdA family protein, translated to MTTIDLASGFADVAGNGPLLAAVAVAALAGLVAFLSPCTLPLMPGYVAYITGLSGSDLSAGRKRGRVLLGSTLFVLGFSAVYTATNFALQSVGRAFLDNSTLIERVGGLVMIAMGLLFIGLIPLGRGFQMRWRPAMGLAGAPLFGAVFALSWLPCVSPVLVAIVSFSYTQEGTGRGAALMLAYCLGIGIPFIIVAVGLHRLAGAMDFFKRHGKVISAIGGVMLIAVGLLLTTGEWTGFINWMRGTFGTGVGLI
- the resB gene encoding cytochrome c biogenesis protein ResB, giving the protein MSRFVSTLKSFGRRWWHQLTSMRTALILLLALALSAIPGSVFPQRAIAPEDVNAYYAENPDLAPWLDRIWFFDVYSSPWFSAIYLLLMVSLIGCIIPRLRILWGQLRQKVPNAPRLMSILPFHRSADQGPSAEDVRKRLSKQRWRTQVYSDDESTTIAAEKGYLREIGNLAFHISIIGILVGMAMSSFFSWYGYRILSEGPQQAFCNNLQQYDEYGLGPYVNEDQLPDFCLQLDEFEATFNANQPTDYQADLSYSHEGEDDEYNLRVNHPLNLDGTNVFLIGHGYTPVVTYTDRYGNSTTTRAPFLATDDALNSEGAFKFPDANVDPDTQEQDTLSQTGFESILVPTYDPSTERLIGDDPELNNPVLALTAYQGDLGMDDGSPQSVYSLDADMIDAGLLEQDGDEVTVIGMGDELELSDGSSLRFDDLEEYAVLQVRYNPSQFVLLITAVVLMSSLIPMLAVRRRRFWVRLHDDGSVEYAGLTKTEFDGFDEECERLIELVNGRIDPDDDETPHDTKTDSTDPQGESS